TAGATGTATTAAAACATAGAGTACATTCATCTAGCGCAGCTGATGGACCTTTGACTATGGGACCATACATCAGTGGAGACATACTGCCCTCTTGTGACCGCACATACTCTCCTGTATTAAAAACATACTAGCTTGATGTGTCGAGTCTCTAAATATGGTCTTTTATCATCCATGCGGTCGGTTGATGAGTGGTGTAATCAGCAGGTCTTACTGCTCTTTGGTCATTAAGTCTGGCTATAGGACTATAGTCCTTGATCAAGATTAAGATTGTATTCACTGTACATCAAGTCACTTCTTACTGTTGCAATATATTCTTCAATATACTAAAGGGCATTTTATGtaagtgaaaaaaatcattctaAAAAATATGCCATTATAGATCCTTTCCACGGTAGACATTTTAGCAGCAGGAAATCACAGGCCTTTCTAATGATGTTAACGATGCCTATTCCTGTGAGTCACCATGTCTGACATGAAATGCAGCCATCATTATCGTTATTAGGTACATCTTTGATTTCACTGCCATGAGATTTCAAAATGCCTGCTGCAAAAATAAGTTATACCTTTGTAAGATAAATGGTTTTCTcgtgtatattatattatatgttaacGGAAATGGTGTCAATTATTTACGCTGGCTTTTATAGGGATTTTACACAAATCCAATTCTTGCATTGAAGTTGTGTATCTATTGGACCAACAGGTAAAACTAGAGAAGGAACATGCCCCATCATCGGGGAAACAAGTCCCAGATTATATTCACACTAAATTCACATTTGGAAACTGTAACTGACAGTAAATTATATTTGTGAGCGTAATATGTATGTCCATAGTGATATGCATAAAGAAATAGAATGATTAATTACCATGTAATATGGTGTAGATGGGAATCTATTCTTATTCATGTGTAACCCTTATTTAATTGATGTACATTGTATTTTCACATACTTTTGCATTCTGTTGGGCAGATTTATCTCTTTCTCagtactattttttttttttaaatgtattaattgtttttgttttgcatctaaCTACAACTAAATGCTGTCGGATAAATGCACAGTGCATCTTTTTGAGATGTAGATACAATAAACTGGTATGCTCTCACAAAATAAGAATATCAATAATAAattctatcttttttttgttgtatagtatgtgtatttattgtctgtgtagttgtatagtatgtgtatttattgtctgtgtctgtagctgtatagtatgtgtatttattgtctgtgtagttgtatagtatgtgtatttattgtctgtgtagttgtatagtatgtgtatttattgtctgtgtagttgtatagtatgtgtatttattgtctgtgtagttgtatagtatgtgtatttattgtctgtgtctgtgtagttgtatagtatgtgtatttattgtctgtgtctgtagttgtatagtatgtgtatttattgtctgtgtctgtgtagttgagctgctgcaacacttgaatttcccccatggggatcaataaaggaatataataattaataaaggaatataataataattccagTCTGAAAAGAAATTATACAATACCATCTAATCTCTGCTTACAATACGTGGTCGTTATAGCCCAAATTGTCAGCCTCTCACAATTTCAAATTATGatctttttaatgaaaacaactcTGAATATAATTTTCTATTGAAATTAGCCTTCACTTCTTTTTAAAATCCCAAACATAGTTGTGGTCCCTATGGAGGCTGTACAGCTTGAGAACTACCAGACGAGTCAACAGTGACCTCTAGTGTCTCTGAGTGACGTAAAAACATGCGTAAAAACGGTGCATcgtcttttttgtttgtattttatgcTCTTTTAAACCGCTTCTATTTTCTGTATTGCTGCTACAGGCCATTATATTTGCCGGATAGTATTTAATATAAACCATACCATTTTTTTGCGACTTTTAAAATAGATATTCCCTCGTAAGTACCCCCGTAGTGAAATAACTACGTATCTACCAACTGGATAAAATGTAGATCAATGTATATTCTGCCTTCAGTGGCCTTATTCAGGatggttttttgttttgagcCTGTGTTTTGTTACTAAACGTATGTATTTATTATGCGCATTAAGTGCGCAGGAAGCAGCCTTGTGAACACTTTGGAAAACTGACAAGGGATTGCCAAATCATTTCCTTGCCTGGGAATGACGTCCCTCCAGCACAATTCGGTTATATTTAGAGCCTATATatagaggagtcgccccctagGCTTTATTGACTctgcagcaggcagcagcaaGGGATCATGGTACTGAGAGGAGACTGACACCATGTGACCCACATAGTTAGGATATTGtttgtgatatttaaataataaatatgaatcacTCTGTCTGGCTTCCATACAgatgtcttttatttaaaccTAGTGACATTTGCATACAGCCTACACAATTTGTTACAACAGCAACAGAGGCAACCAGGGTTTATATAAatactgtttttaattaaacatgtaCATAAAAAATCAGTAGTGTATttacaaagaacacaaaaaagagTATTGTTTCCCACATTGCGACACAAAGTCGAGTGATATGACCCAAACCGGTTGAAATCTCCAGCTATGCTTTCTGGGTAAAGTGCGCCCCGGTATCCGCCCATATTCGCTGAAGCAGGCCAACCTGAGCAGCAAGGCCGGACGCTGGATCAAATGGAAAGTTCAATCGATTAATTTGCCCACTTTTCTCGCATGTTCCCACTTGCTTCTGATACGAGGTAGACCGACTTAAATGCGGGCGTTTCGGTGTGAAATAGGAAATGCAGAGATCGTGTGAAACGAGAGGATTATCAGCGTGACTTGTTTGGTCGCTACTTCGGACGCGGAACTCCACTCGCTAAAAGGTAAAACAAATGGATACAATTAATACACGCGTGTCACTTTCAGCTTTGTTGCCACATTGTGTCCACCAATTTAGTACGTAGGTCTGTTTGTCTGCCATGTAGCCACTGAATAATAGCATTATAGTGGGAGTATTCATTTTCGCTGGTAGTGCAAACTACGCCCAATTGTTAACCTAACGCCTGGCCCTGCAATGCAGACCTTTGGGTTAGCCTGTCAATGGCGGCTTCAGATCCACCACCCTTCCCCTTTGAATGAATGGTACTACGTCTGTCTGGGCACACTGTCCAAGCAATGCTGTATTAATGAACTACTCTTTTGTAAATCACATGAGGTTAGCTTTCAGAGGCGGGTAGCTTATATTTGAGGCCATGGGCGAGCTCCTATGCTAAGCTAGCAGCCTGGTTATTTAAACACAGCGCTCACAGGTTTTCTCACACAACCAATCTGGCAACCCTGCGGGCACAAGCCAgtggatttaaatcaaattcctCTCGACTTTAAAGCCTGCTGTGGGTGTTGTTGCCTGCTTGGACACAACGCAGGGGCTTTCATTGAAAGGCCTTCATTATCCTCGGTTAAATCACACAAGTGATGAACTGTTACAAAGTAGCCTTCTATAAATTCATAGCTGCTAATTAGTGGCACATTTCTCTGTTAAGGTCTGTGTGGGTCATTCTCCTGGAGTGGTATTGTTTGACACATGTTGTCATCTATTAGGAATAAACCTGTCGCCAATAATGCAGTGACATTAAATAGATGGTGTTTTCACAAGGCAAACGACGACAATGACAGTGACAGTCACATTTTTAAGGAAATTATTATTTCCCCTCCATTTAAATCCAACAGCATCATAACTTCACCACAGTTTTAGGCATCAAACCGCAAGCTACACTCTGTATATAGCAACGTGTTTGAACTATACACAACACAAATGAGGGTGAGAAAACTGAGTTAACCTGTTATTGGAccttaaataatataataatgtatccCCCATAACATCCCAGTCGCTGAAAACACACTACACATGTGCTACGTTCAGCCATTCAAAGACACTTGCACTGCCTATTTAGATGATAAGTTATTATATTTCGACAGGTATGGCAAGCATTTGTTGGAAGTGTTGCTGAAATGGTGTGTGACATTGTCAGTTGTCTTATCtgtttgtgtaaatatatatatatatatatatatatatatatatatatatatatatatatatatgtatatgtgtgaaaGTCACAGACGGTGTTGGGCAGAATATTTGACATACAGCTGAGCATTTTAGGTGTAGTAAAAGTAAACCTATGTCAGCCAAATACCTATCGAACCACATTCtcggttttgtttgtttagaaaaGGCAATGATATTCAGTGGAACTCCTCCCTGTCTGCAGGCTGTGCAGAGCCATGAGCAGTGTGTACTGTAACTTCTGAAAAGGCCAGCTGCCACTATTGATGGGTGCTGCTCCACAAAGCCATCAGACAGTAGAGAGCCTCTCAGTTGCTTGTCAATTTTGGAGCCTTAATGTAATGCCATGGATTTCTGCCTGGGGTTAGTTTCTGTGGTGTGGCTGCTACTCAGAAAAAAATACCACTGAATGTGTTGCTAGATCCAGACATTTGAAAAGGTGTACTGTGTATTTATtactatatgtatttattttctttaccacCTGATAATTTGTGaaatgaagctttttttttttgtgtgtgtcttagaAACAGTTATATGGGATATGTCAgcatttgattttcattttgagGGCTTATGATTTTTATATGAAAACTTTTTCTGATTCAGTAACAGTTTGTCAGTGTTTATATTCCCTTATTTGCACAACATCTCTTGCATATGAACTTTAATATCCTCTGTGTTGTGGTTGTTTCTTCTGCTAGCTTCTTGTTGAATCTTAAGATGggcattttctaaatgaaaagcaaaataaacgTGATGGCATGGCATCTATTTTCCAGTGAATCAGCagtgttattaaaataataaaaaatttcCGAGCAAGGTGGAATGCATATTTCCAAGTAAGCCGGTAGCTTGTCAGACAGATATGAAGGGCAGCAAATGTAGTTAATTGACAAAATAGTTTTAACCTAATTGATGAGTTTTAATGCAGAGAGGTTTATGCATCTGAGAAATTCACTTATATTCTTTTCCTTTTAAGGCTTTGTATTCTTGTACAAGAATAATTGATGGTGTGCCAGATGACTGTCTGTGGAAATATCTGAGTATAATGtgatatcttttatttttttcccccacaggtGAATCATGACAGAATATAAGCTGGTAGTGGTGGGAGCTGGTGGTGTTGGCAAGAGCGCACTTACTATTCAGCTCATCCAGAATCACTTTGTGGATGAATATGACCCCACCATCGAGGTAAAGaaactttgtgtgtgcatgcatatgttTGCTCTCAAGTTCATTACTGTGTCTCTGGTTTTGTATCTTTATCGGTAAAGGGGCACAACAATGAGAAATTACTTGCAGCATGTTCTTCTGGTTTGTCTTTAAAGACTTCAAACAGGTTTTTAATAACTTTCCATGCACGTCTGCTTGCCTGCTTTCTCAGGGGGGGCAACCTATGCTGAGTAAACACAGTCTCATTGTGATATCAATCCATTATTTATAGGCCATTGCAGGTTAGAGCTCCAGTATAGATTATTTGAATACAAGTTAGGTCTGAAACAAAGTCTACTCACTGGATCAGATGGTAATTGTTTGTGTTGGATCCGATTGAGTGTGGCCATCAGTGTGATGAAAAGCTGGAGTGCTTTGTCACAGTGGAAATTAAGTCTTGAGGTCTGCTGGAAAATGGAGTGACCTACTACAGCTAGAGGAGGGCAGAGTTTAAatgcagttctgtggcgtctttcAACAAAGTCATATCAACACAATCCTCTCATGATGAAGCAATGTAGACAAGCCAGTTGCTTATACGTTAAGTAAAATTCTACATTACTTGGGATTATTGTGATATCAATTGATATTCTAATCACCAAGCCATTATAAGAACTAAGgttaataaaaaagtatgttgaaTTTTGGAAAGCCATGCACTGTATCCAGCTAGATGTTTGAACCCACTCATCATACACTTAAgtaaaaagagaataaataattatttaattctgTCATCCACAACCCATCTGTTGATCTTTTTATTAAGCTGATATATGGACACTCGGCCCACTGAATCCCATAATTTTAATCGCTGTCTGACCTCCTCTTCCAGGACTCCTACAGAAAGCAGGTTGTGATCGATGGAGAGACGTGTCTGCTGGACATCCTGGACACTGCAGGTCAGGAGGAGTACAGCGCCATGAGGGATCAGTACATGAGGACAGGGGAGGGCTTCCTCTGTGTCTTTGCCATCAACAATACCAAGTCCTTCGAAGACATTCACCACTATAGGTGAGCTAAGTGACTAAAGGTTTGCAGGCTTTTGACTCTGTGTGAAGGCAGGGTTTTAATCACAGTTAAAATGGAGAATATTTCAGGGCATCCTTGTGGCCTAAGGGTGTAAGGTGCTGATTATGTAATCGCAATGTCCCTGAGGTTTCCAGACTGATTTTAAGTCAGTTTGGGAACCTCTGTTGTATGTAATTCCCCTTTGTCTCGaaccctttttttcttgacacaTTGTCTAGAAACAGTCAAACTGCTTggacatttttatacattaagTGACAAGATTGGATGTCTTAATAGGTTTCAGCATTTGGGCAAAAGCCAAATAAAGGACATATTTTGACTCTGATTATGAACTATTTCTATATaggctttatttttatttattttttacatcactTTAAATAGCCATTGGAGTATTGCCTCAATTGGAATTATAATCCAATGAAATTTCTATTGTGTCTGTCAATGTCCAGAGAACAGATTAAGCGGGTGAAGGACTCTGAGGACGTCCCCATGGTGTTGGTGGGGAACAAGTGTGACCTCCCGTCCCGGACAGTGGACACCAAGCAGGCTCAGGACTTAGCACGCAGCTACGGCATTCCCTTTATCGAGACATCAGCCAAAACCAGACAGGTGAGAGTCCAGTTCAAGGCAGCCACGCCCTCAAGACTCAAACAGTttagtgtttctgtctgtcacGTTACTGCTGGAATATTCAACTACAGGTTTGTAGTGGGTATGAATGCATATGGTCTCAGGGGTATTGGCTTGATGGGCATAGCAGTCCTATAAATTTATGAAATCTAATTTTATTCTTCCAGACAGTTTAAGCTGATAGTCATTTTGACAAGTGTTCTTGAAAAGGCACTTGGATCACAAGAAAAGTTAAAGTTTTGAGTCATGTGGTGCTGTTGATTTGTGTCAAATCTAAtggtctttttttataatgttgcTTGGAAATGTCTCGTGCAATACACTGCTCATCCTTAATCCTCTTTggttaatttcatttttttaatttatgggTGATGACTTAATCATTGCATGCTACTTTGTCACGGTTATATGAAATGACTTCACCATAAGGGCCGTCTGCAGAGGATCCTGCATTATAAATAATCAGTAAATGTGTGTTAAGCATGAAAGGACAAACTGTCGGTAATTTCTCAGGGGTTAATGATTCTGCTTACTGTGACTGGGTTTCCTTCGAAGATTTGCCATGTCTCATCAAGTGGTGTGTGCTGTGAGCATGGGCTTAGgtggctgactgactgacacaGGGCTCTGTAAACACATCCTTTCCTGGTCTCTCAGACCTGGGGTGAATCACGGCTCCTTCTGGTGTGGGGGAAATTAATGACACAATGATTAATTTCTTACAGCTCTGTTCACCTATTCCTACATGACTATACCAATAATTCACTATCcacactgtgctgctgctgttggaccAGCAACATTCTCTTGCACAGCGACCAGGTGTTTGCCAAGTCTCAGTGATTTCATCTTACTTCTCTGGGAAATCTCCCACTTACAGTATATTGCATAATCAAAATATTCTCTTAATGCATGCACTTCACCTTTTATATCAGGCTAGACAGTTAAAGTGATACTCCACCGTCACCCTTTCAGTGTCACTCACCCACTGGAGGCTTAAAATATGTCTGTTTTAaagtttacagttttattttttttagttaagtTTGAATTGATTCCTGCGATGAAACCTAAAATCCTCAAACAACACCTGCACCATGTTAAGCCTCCACCTCCACGTTCTAAACAATTAGCAATGTGCCAAAATACAACTAAGTGCACTTCTTCTGTAAGAGCTTCAAAGAGGGCTATTACACAACTCaggaattttttattttatttcgcTGCCTTCTGGCAAAATGATGATTTTTAAGGAACACTTTGATACTTTTTTCCTGCCACGTAAGCCATTGGAATTCTATAAAGCCACTCTTCATTGAGAAGAAAGGAAACGGAGAACCTTTCCATGCTTAAAAAGGAGTTGGTCACAGGAGGTGAGTGTTTGGAGTTCACAAGATGAAGTTTCGGTGGAGTATCACTTTATAAGGCAGGCCAGACATTGCAGGTAGACCCACCTCAAAACATCAGTCTGCTTCCCTCCTTTTGTATCTGTAAGCTGTAACACATGCACCCATACAGTATGTCCTCCTGTATTCCTCAACATTGAGGGAAGTTGTGTCTCATGCTGCAGAGAGTGGAAGATGCCTTTTACACTCTGGTACGGGAGATCAGGCTGTACCGGCTCAATAAGCTCAGCAAGGAAGAAAAGACTCCGCGCTGTGTCAAGCTTAAAAAGTGTGTTGTGATGTGAAAGGGGTAAGTGTATGCAGCCGCGCGCCCAtcagctctctgtgtgtgtgtgtgtatgtgtgtatgtttgtgcgtTGGTGGGGATTGTGGAGAAGGCAATGGGAGAGGACACGCAGTGAGAGCTGTTGCTTTATGGTTCTCAAAGCCAACCTGCTGGTTTCTACTGGGGCTGTGGTGGAGCTCTAACGAGGCTGAAACAGCTGATtatttctccccttttcagtgtctctgtgtatcACCGCTGATTATTATTTAAGGCCGTTTTCATACTGGGTTTGGTTGACTCGAGTCTCAACGTGAGTTTGACTGCCCCACCCCCCTTTTCCTAACCATATACCTTATGAAGGTGCAGGCCTTTTGACTTTGTTTCCTTAAGGAAGTGATGACAGTAAGCATTTAGATGTGTGCAAAATGTGAGCATGATTGAAGTAATAGAGctgtctgaaaacaaaaaaaataaccaaacacTACTACTTTTACTCTACTGGTGGAAACACTTGAACATGGCATCACTTTGGGTTCATAATCCTCTGCTCATACACCAGTGAGGTATTTtatatttcctcttttgttgGAAAAATACCAGTGAAACATACAGGTATTACTGTGAGAAAATAATTTCTTGCACACAGGCCATGCTACAGTTGGCGTAGAGACAATAAGATAACCCCCTTGAGGTTGACTTGGTCTGCACTCATGTTCAGAAAAGGTGAATTACCAGGCGACTTGTTCCCAGATTCTGCCTTAACGTCTAGTTCAGAATTGTCCCAAGCTCTTGAAATCAACATGACGAAAGGGGTGTGGGCAGGGGAGCCAACGTGTGTTATTAAAGGAGATTATGCAAATCTGGGACCAAATCATGTGCTGATGTTTCCAAGGAGGATGTGGTCCAAGAAACTGGCAGATATAATGTGAACaaaaattgtgtgtttgtgggtgaggtgtttttttttttttttattttgcagccaCAAATCCCCTgatctttctttccttccctgctgtctcttttttcaCAACCTGAAGTGACCTCAGGCTCTTTACTCTGCTGCTCCTTGCAgagtcatcatcactgtaatTGCACTAAACAAACTGTTCGCGTATTCACGCATTTGCCTCTTTGTGGCATCAACAGACACCAGCTGTATTTACATGGAGCATATTATTCACTGATAATCAGAATAAGAGCTCAGCAAGAATATAAAAGCCTCATTTTAAGACTTCATTCAGAATAAATTGGCTTGACTTAAATCAAAGCTGTTCACCTGCGAAAGTCGTGCCACTCTCTTTATTTGTTGCTTATGAGTTATCTCCCATTTTTCTGGATGTTGCATCTTTTCCACAGAAACAATCTTTTTATAAAATAGTTTTAGGTAAATAACAGAAGGCTCGCCTGTCCACATAGATTATTGCAAACTTAATCAGGACAACTGTAGCGGCCATTTAAACATGCTG
This is a stretch of genomic DNA from Anoplopoma fimbria isolate UVic2021 breed Golden Eagle Sablefish chromosome 19, Afim_UVic_2022, whole genome shotgun sequence. It encodes these proteins:
- the kras gene encoding GTPase KRas isoform X2 produces the protein MTEYKLVVVGAGGVGKSALTIQLIQNHFVDEYDPTIEDSYRKQVVIDGETCLLDILDTAGQEEYSAMRDQYMRTGEGFLCVFAINNTKSFEDIHHYREQIKRVKDSEDVPMVLVGNKCDLPSRTVDTKQAQDLARSYGIPFIETSAKTRQGVDDAFYTLVREIRKHKEKMSKEGKKKKKKSKTKCTLM
- the kras gene encoding GTPase KRas isoform X1 → MTEYKLVVVGAGGVGKSALTIQLIQNHFVDEYDPTIEDSYRKQVVIDGETCLLDILDTAGQEEYSAMRDQYMRTGEGFLCVFAINNTKSFEDIHHYREQIKRVKDSEDVPMVLVGNKCDLPSRTVDTKQAQDLARSYGIPFIETSAKTRQRVEDAFYTLVREIRLYRLNKLSKEEKTPRCVKLKKCVVM